The Methanoculleus taiwanensis nucleotide sequence TCGGGAGCGGGTCGTCGAACGAGAGGATGTCGTCGTACGCACATGGGTATCGGATAAACTCTCGCACCACCGCCGCCTTGCTCCGTGCGGTCTTCAGCGAGGAGGCGAGCCACATCAGATCGCCGGTGACCAGCCACCGGCACCTGACGCCTGCCGGGTAGGTGGTCCTCACGGGCACGTCGCCGTCGACGATCATCCGGTGGAGGTAGTAGGGAAAATCGACCCTGGCGGCGACCGGCAGTGCGAGCGAACCCCAGAATCGCCCGTTCACCTCGATGAGTTTCGGTATGCCGTCGCGGGCGTCCACCTTGAACTCCACCATGGCCACCCCGTGCCACCGGAGGTGTTTCATCAGCCTGAGGGCGGGCTCGGCGAGCCGCTCGTCGTAGATGCTCTCCCGCATCGTGCTGACGCCGCCGGTTATCGGGTACTCCCGGAGCCGTTTGTGCATGAAGAGCGCCCGCGGCTCGCCGTGGTGGAGGAGCATCTCGACGCCGTAGGCCTCGCCGGGAATATACTCCTGTATCAGGGGCATCTTTCCGCTCTTCTCAAGGATCTTCGACGATATTTCGGCAAGGCCGCCCGGATCCCGCACATAGTTCTCGGCCTGCACCTT carries:
- a CDS encoding carboxylate--amine ligase, coding for MKVFVTDGGERASLAVVRSLGRSGVEVHAGEHYRLSAASLSKYVTKSVVHPDPQEDCHAYIDWLEDFLAREEYDVLYATREITTLPISYYKKRLEQYTRVPFPDYDRMLLTQDKAKTFRHAIEAGVPIPKTYFVESMDELEAVAEEIEYPVVVKSRSKTMWNGGRPFTLKVQAENYVRDPGGLAEISSKILEKSGKMPLIQEYIPGEAYGVEMLLHHGEPRALFMHKRLREYPITGGVSTMRESIYDERLAEPALRLMKHLRWHGVAMVEFKVDARDGIPKLIEVNGRFWGSLALPVAARVDFPYYLHRMIVDGDVPVRTTYPAGVRCRWLVTGDLMWLASSLKTARSKAAVVREFIRYPCAYDDILSFDDPLPILGTMNGSLRGLRYTVRRLLSRNRSGTMGARCTKDL